The Ipomoea triloba cultivar NCNSP0323 chromosome 14, ASM357664v1 region TCATGATGCAATAAGTAGTTTACGTAaagattttttaataattttaagattttcTTGCTTTATTCAGATGTCATTGATGTGTTCAAAAAATATGGATCCACACTCGTGTGTAATATATTTTCTGAAAATGTTGTCCACATTTTCCTGGGAAGGAAAGCTTTTGATTATGCTGGCATCTTTCTCCCTCTATTTTGGAGAATTCAACCTTGTTCACGGTCACAAAGGATTGTCAGGCAAATTGGCAATTCTCAAGGGTTGTGAAAGTCATCTTCTGCCACTGGTTACacatttaatcaaattaatcttACATTTTACTGAGTATATTGTTGAGCTTGCACAATCATCTTCTCACTATTCATCACCAATCGTACCAATTGGTTGCTATTGGATCGTCGCAAGTATCCTTACTTATGCATCCTATTTCACTTCTGGCCTTATGATTATGCATTCAGGGTAAGATTTAATTTCACTATACTATATATGATCAATATGTATAGATATAGtgtttgttattattgttttcgTTATTATTGTAGGTGTTTCATAGGTAGTGAAACACAACTATCCAGTTTAATCATCAAGATCAAAGACGTAATCTCCGATTGTCGTCCAATACTAGGTTAGGTTTAATAAATTCTAAgtatatgaaattaaagttattattaCTTGCACTGAGTTTAAATTAATGAGTAATTGATTGGATATATgcagaaaaaaagagagaagtgGATTCTTACAATGCATTATGTCATGCATTCTTTGATGAGAATCCAATCCCCTCCACTTCTTCTAATTTGGATGTTTTGAAGTTAATATTCAATGTCAAGAAAGGTGGGAAACACAAACCCATATATGATGGTGCTCGGAAAGAAATGGTATGAGCTTACTCACTTAGCCATCAATttcaacaattaataatttcttttgatttgattgCTAATTATTAAGTACTGTATGTATGTCCAATATTGGTTGTATATTGATGGTTGTATATTGGTTGTATATTGCTTATATATTGATTATGTAATTAATTgtaaatagaaaataatatataattttttttttgaattgcaGGTAGAATTACATGTTTTGAAGAATAAGAGCTTGCTACTGTTAATTTCACCAAGTCTTGACATACACACGTACTTGACTTCATTACTTGATTTCATACAATTGAGAGCTCAATTGCATGTACTTTGGATTCCGATATTAGACTCTTCTACATTATGGGATATTAAGCATATTAAAGAACAATATAAAAGTTTTGTAAATAAATCAAGACTACTCTCAGTGAGAAATGTACAGAAATCAGTAGCACCAATATTTGTACGGTTTGTTAAAGAGAAATTCTTTCCAGAATTCCAAATAGGAGGTGAGCCTATAATTGTTTCACTAGATCATAATGGAAGGATGGTTCACCGTAATGCAATGCACATGGTATTGATGAGAGGTGTAGATATTTGTCAAAGGATGTCTAGTGGAATTAAGATGGGAGATAGCATAACTCCAATATTACACAAAGTTTTGACGGAAAGGGTTTCGACGGTGAGGGATTTGGTGCCTGGCATTGATGGGAAGATAAGCGAAGTCTCTAATAAAGTGGATGGTATAATAAATGATTGGTTCCGTGACATTGAAAAGCAAATTGAAAATCCGGtatgttaatttattttgatgtaTGTTTTATTAGTTCATCAATTCgttaactcatatatatatatttcttcaattaaaaattataaatgatggAGTAGCATTTTTATGAATAGGTTGATGgtaatattttcacaagtaagAAGGAAAAAGATTTATGGATGATAGAAACTTGGTGCACTAAGCTTGTGGTAGAATTGGGTGCTCACAAAGGATGGGTATGTCCAACTTCATCACTACTATGTcacaaatgcaactactctttctcccactttaatttatttaatttgtcaatGCCGGTTAGAGccttttaaattatatacaatttaattttgcataatattttttttgaaacaattctgcataatatttaatttattattagtatataaaatttatatatttagaaaatttttaaaaaaatactactagTATTAAACATAAATGgacaaatttaaaagtaaaaatatatgtatattattacgaaaataagtaaagaagaaaaagtttaatttgtttaactcataaataataaatataagacaTAAAATGCAATAGATGAATTTACATGTCATTCTTATTTACACTGTACTTTGGGGAATTCTAGAGAAATGTTTGAAATAAGTTTTCATCCTATTCATCTGTAACTTCCTAAATATCGCAAtacttatgaattttttaaccaaaaaaaaaaataaaaaaaatcaacggCTGGTAGCAcaatcttttatatttttaaaattttataccaTTAGTAATTTGATAGTACTGACTTGTTTGGATTTATCAGGTTGAAAAGAACAGGTGCATATTTTTAATTGGTGGGCATGACATACAATGGGTAAAAACATTTGAGTCCAAAGTGAAGTTAGAATATCAGTTTAACCCACAATCAAAAATTAAGATGCTCTACGTGGGTAGTAACATGAAAGTAGCATCAAAGATTCATGAAGACAAGTATTGCAACGTAAGAGGAGATCCTATTCTTTCATGGTTGTTTTGGGCACGGCTTCGAAGCAAATTCATATCAAGAATTAAATTTGTAGAAGAGACTCATGGTGATGAAATTTTGGGAAGAGTGAAAAAGTTGCTAGCCTATGAAGCTAACGATTTAGTAGTTAACGATTGGGCTATGCTATGCAAAGGGAACAAGATAGTTGTATTTGACATTGGAGATAAAATGTTGAAGGTCATGAATGAGTATGAGAAATGGAAGGAGAATGCAATAGCTAAAGGCTTTGACCAAGCATTCAAAGATTATCATGATGAGATTATGCTTCACTCTACTTCTACTTCACTATATCATCATCGATGTGCTCTTAAATACCCATGTAATTTTGATCATGTCTCAGAGAATGTAAAATGTCTTCAATGTTGTCAAGGTATGCAAAAATTTGTCACTTTCAAGTGCTACCACGACAATGCTGATGAGGAGGATTCTGGTTAGGATGTACATAGTTTGATATTGATGACAGTTGATGTATTTGCATATGCATATGAAAGTTTTTTGTTACCAACATCATTTgtaaaagagatataattttttatgctGAGTCATCAGTTTATTTTGTGAGTTCTTTGATTCCCCTATCAAATCGTAGTGAACTATGGTAGCACACTACCTAGTTCTTTTAATTAACTTCAAGTTATTGGTTTATTGTTAGTTGTAATTGTGCAActatatagttaatttttatttttatttttttgacaaGATACAATTCTCTCGTATGCAAGGTGAATGAGTGTTTGTTACGAATAATGCcaataaagaaaaattaacGTTTTTGCCCCCTcaattatatgcttatagtaGTTTCTCATATTAATTATTCATCTATTCACATTATAAAGacgaaataattatttcaaatcaATTTCTTTctataacaaattattacttctatctaggaatcaaa contains the following coding sequences:
- the LOC116003808 gene encoding protein SIEVE ELEMENT OCCLUSION B-like, with the protein product MAVSHINESVILEEVMSTYDPDGKENFKINVIFDLVKSILYPITIGDSIDEDEDSDEEDSNGDESDEEDSTDNESDDAKKFNEEGSDSNKRFDDEKEFDSEEVYAKDMELPYQFKKFSFEMSLMCSKNMDPHSCVIYFLKMLSTFSWEGKLLIMLASFSLYFGEFNLVHGHKGLSGKLAILKGCESHLLPLVTHLIKLILHFTEYIVELAQSSSHYSSPIVPIGCYWIVASILTYASYFTSGLMIMHSGCFIGSETQLSSLIIKIKDVISDCRPILEKKREVDSYNALCHAFFDENPIPSTSSNLDVLKLIFNVKKGGKHKPIYDGARKEMVELHVLKNKSLLLLISPSLDIHTYLTSLLDFIQLRAQLHVLWIPILDSSTLWDIKHIKEQYKSFVNKSRLLSVRNVQKSVAPIFVRFVKEKFFPEFQIGGEPIIVSLDHNGRMVHRNAMHMVLMRGVDICQRMSSGIKMGDSITPILHKVLTERVSTVRDLVPGIDGKISEVSNKVDGIINDWFRDIEKQIENPVDGNIFTSKKEKDLWMIETWCTKLVVELGAHKGWVEKNRCIFLIGGHDIQWVKTFESKVKLEYQFNPQSKIKMLYVGSNMKVASKIHEDKYCNVRGDPILSWLFWARLRSKFISRIKFVEETHGDEILGRVKKLLAYEANDLVVNDWAMLCKGNKIVVFDIGDKMLKVMNEYEKWKENAIAKGFDQAFKDYHDEIMLHSTSTSLYHHRCALKYPCNFDHVSENVKCLQCCQGMQKFVTFKCYHDNADEEDSG